The Cloacibacillus sp. DNA segment CCAGGTGATAGGCCGCGGGCTTCGCCCCCGCCTTTTCCCTGAGAGCGCGCAGCGTCTCTCCCGCAGAGGCCACCAGCTCGTCCACCGTCGCCTCCATGCGGATGACGCATGTTTTTTCCGCGAGGTTGTTGCCTACCGCCATCGAGCCGTCCGCGTTGCCGTTCATCGGGTGGCGAATGGCCACCAGGTCGCCGAGCCTGTCTTTGACGCCAAGAGGCGACGTGACGCAGGTGACCAGCAGGTTTGCTCCCGTTACGGCCTCTTTGCCGCAGCCGAGCCACTTAGCGAACTTTTCCGTCGCCGGCTCTCCGTCTATTTCAACGAGAGTCCTGCTGCCGGAGGTCTTTGTGATTACGCCGAAGTCGTTCGTCTCGCGGTAGGCGCCCGTGAAAAGGTTCGTCATTTTGACGTCGCCGTAGAAAAAGGCGACTACGAGGCCGTCCGCGAAGTTTTTATCGCCAGCGTACAGCTTCCATTCCCCGGAGATCGAATTGTCGGCGGCGCTGCCGCCGAAGAAGGGAACGCGGCCTATGACGGAGCTTATGCCTTTTAAATAAAATTCTTCTTCCGCGGGAGAGGCTGCCATGTAGAAAAATTTAGGAGCGCAGTCCATCTGCGCCGCCTTCATAGCCGCAAGCGCCACAGCGCGCCCGGTAGCCACGGCGTCCGCTCCGCGTTCCGACGCAGCGACCCCAACTTTCATATCCTTGTCCGCGAAAGCCATTACGCCGACAAAGCCGTCGTCTGAGGAGACGTAGCCGTCGGGCGTGATTATGCCGGTGAACGAGGTATTGCCGAAAGCTGGAACTCCGGGAAGAGCCTCTTTGACGCCATTCATCATTTCCGCAATGTCATATCCGCAGCTTCCGTAAACAAAGGCCGCCTTCACGCCGTCCAAATTTTTGGCGGCGGAGGCCGCAGCCTCTTTTCCAGCCTCTTTTGCGGATTTCAGTACGCTTGAACCAACATTAGCCTGTAACATAAAAAATCCCTCCTGTCGCTCGTCGCGAATTTATTTTATTGTTTAAAGATGAGAATTGAGCCTGTTTGACATCTTTAATATATACCCTTGTGCAGAATTATCAACGTAAATATTCCGCATCACAGAACGGTGGTTCCGCTTGCCGGAACATTGTTACTAATCAATTCTCAGGCGGTGCGCGTGCGCGCCCGCGGGGGCGGCTCACGCGAAAGCGCGGCGCGGCGGCGATATGTGAGAAAAATAATATTTACTGCAAGTTGTCAAAAGTCGCGTCAAAAAGTCCACACAATTTCCGCCGCTTTGAGTTTTTCAGCGCGGAAGCAGAGTCTTTTTCCGCGTAAAGTGCAGCCGTCTGCCTCAATCCCATCGTAATATGCTAAAATAACCATCGAGGTGAGCGCGTTTGAAGAATAAAATTTTTATTTTTTTAATTCCCGTCCTGCTGCTGCTCAATGTGGCGCGAGCCTCGGCTGATAACCTTTTTCTTGCCGACTACAATCAGGTTTTATACAATTCAGAATCGGGCATGGAGGCAAACGAGGCAAACGACGTCTGCCAAACCTCCGACGGATATATATGGGTCGCCACTTACAGCGGGCTTATGCGTTTCGACGGAGTCAAATTCCAGCGTTTCAACACCAAAGCAGACGAATTTACGGCAAAAAGCGCGACGACTCTCTTTGAGGACAGCCGCAAACGCCTCTGGGTCGGCACCAACGACAAAGGGCTCTTCGTGCGTGAAAACGGCCGTTTCCGCCATATCGAAGACGCCTCAGGCGGCGGCTTCAACACAGTACGCGCGCTCGCGGAGGACGCGGCCGGGCGTATATACTTTGGCGCTGGCAGCGGCGTCGGCGTCGTTTCTGAAAAGGGCCTCGTGCGCGTCGGCATGGGAGAATGGGACTCCTCCTTCATCCTTGACATGGGCGCTGCGCCGGACGGAAGCGTCTGGGCCGTCGCGCGCACAGGAGAACTGTTCATCCTGCGCGGCGGAACGCTTGAACGCCGTTTCGCGCAGAAGGAACTGGGCGGACACGGCGTCATCAGCATCCTGCAACATTCCTCCGGCACAATGTACGGAGGCCTCTCCGACGGCGGGCTTCTGCAAATGACCTATACCGGCGGCGCGCTTACGACGCGGCTGATAGAGACGCCCGGCATGAGCAGCGTCAACGGCCTTTTTGAAGACCGGTCGGGGCGGCTGTGGCTCTGCGCCGACAACGGCCCTGCCTATTTCGACGCCGATTTTAAATTCCACAAAGTGGACGGCTGCCGGCTCAACAGCTCTCTTGAACGCATCCTCCAGGACTACGAGGGGCAGTACTGGCTTGCCTCCTCGCGTCAGGGGATGCTGCAGCTTTCAAGGAATAAATTCACCGATATAAACTTCGCGCTCGGTGTTCCGGCAGGCGTCGTCAACGCCGCTCTTGCCGAAGAGGGACGCCTTTATATAGGCAGCGACGCTGGGCTTTTCATCGCCGATAAAAACTACCGATTCATCGAAACGCCGTATACGAAAGCGCTCGCCGGAAAGCGCGTGCGTCACCTCATGCGCGATTCAAAAGGAAATCTCTGGATAAGCGTTTACTCGACCGGCGACGGTCTCATGCGCGTGAAGCCCGACGGCTCTGTGCGGATATTCTCGAAGGCCGACGGTATGCCCAACAATAAAATACGAATGACGATGGAACGCGCAAACGGCGATGTCGTGGCCGCCACAAACGGAGGCGGCGCCGTCATCCGCGGCGACAAAGTGGTGCAGACGATAGGCGCGCGCGAAGGCCTGACGAACCTCACCGTCCTCACACTCTGTGAGGACGGCGACGGCGCACTCTGCATAGGCACCGACGGCGGCGGCATCTTTGTGATGAAGGACGGGAGCTTAAAAAACTACACGGCGCGCGACGGCCTACACGCGGACGTCATCCTCAGGCTCCTTTACGACAAACAGCACAAAGGCCTTTGGGTGAGCGCCGGAAACGGCCTCTGCTTTGTGGACGCGAACGGCAAGATACGGCAGATAGAGGTCAACGCCCCGATAACAAGCGGCATATTCGACATAGTTGAAAACTCAAACGGAAAGCTCGTGCTGCTTGCCGACACCGGCGTCCATATCGCTGACAAAAAGGCGCTCTTTGCCGGAGACGATGTGAAATGGGAATCCTACATGCACCGCGACGGCCTGCACTCCACAGTGACCGCCAACTCATGGAACCAGTACGGCGGCTCGGGCAAATTATACCTCTGCGGCACGAACGGGCTTTACTCAATAAACTTAGACAACGTGCAGAAAAACAAACACAGGCCGAAACTTGCGGTCAACCGCGTCACGGCCGACGGAAAAGTCTTTGAGAACACAACGAAAATAGAGATACCCAGCACAACGAAAAGGCTTACGGTAGACCTCGCCGTGCTCAGCTACATGAATCCCGACTACAACCGGGGACAGTACCGTTTAAAAGGCTTTGACAAAGAAGACAACTACGGCGGCCCAAAAGAACTCTCTAACATAAGCTACACAAACCTCAAAGGCGGCACCTACACGCTTGAGTTCACCGCAGAAAACAGCGACGGCGTCACAAGCACGGCACCGCTTGAAATAATCATAGTAAAAGAGCGCGCTTTCCACGAGCGGCCCGCAGTCGTCGTCATGGCGCTGCTTTTGCTTGCCGCGCTCATCTTCCTCCTCACGCGCTGGTATTATCAAAGACGCGCCAAAGAGCTTGAGCGCAGACAGGAAGAACTGCGCGCGATCGTGGCCCAGGCCTTCTCCGCGATAGCCGACACCATCGACGCGAAGGATACATATACGCGCGGCCACTCTACCCGAGTCGCGGAATATTCTGTCGCAGTAGCAAAAGAGATGGGCTTTTCGCAGCAGCAGCTCGACAACCTCTACTACACGGCGCTGCTGCACGACATCGGGAAAATAGGCATCCCCGACAACATCTTGAACAAGCCCGCAAAACTGACGGACGAGGAATACGAGATAATGAAGCAGCACCCGGCAAAGGGCGGCCACATCCTCCGCAACATAACGATAATAGACGAAATAAAGGACGGCGCCGCCTACCACCATGAAAAATACGACGGCACGGGATACAACGAAGGTCTCAAAAGAGAGGCCATCCCGCTCATAGCGCGCATAATATGCGTAGCCGACGCACTTGACGCAATGGCCTCCACTCGTCCCTACAGAACTGCGCGCAGCCTGGACTACATTCTCTCAGAGCTTGAAAAAAACATCGGCACGCAGTTTGACCCGCAAATAGCCCGAATAATGATAGAGCTGCTGAAAAACGGAAAACTGAAACTCTACCAGGACGGGGAAGAGGAACGCTGATTTTTTGCACTTGTCGATTGCGAAAGTAACCGAGAGTTTGTCTCTGCATATAGATTAGAATGTCAATGCACCATTTCTGGAAGCTATGGTAATTTTACTGTGAAATCGTATTCTTTGAATTCAAACATATCAGAAGCGATAATCAGCGCTTCGTAGCGTTTGAGACGCTCTTTTATGTTGGCGTTGTCTTTTTGGTACATCCTCATTAGCATGGCGTGGATCAAAGCTACTGCAGACGAGGCCGGTTCTACAAATAGAAAATATTTTAAAGGGGTTATCAAAACATGGTTTGCATGCTGGACGATGGGGGACATTTGACTGTCTGTTACAGCAATTATAGGTATACCTTGGGTATGTAAGGTCGATGCTATTTTCAATGTTTCTTTCGGATACCTAGGGTAGGTAAAGACAAGTGCGACAGATTTTTCACAGAGGAACTCCATTGCTCCGTAGAATGCCATATCTCTTTGCTTTACAACAAAGACTCTCTCTCTAAAAATCGTTAGGTAATCGGCAAGATATTGAACTAAATACCCTTGGGTGGGGCCTCCTACGAGCACCACGGTATCCGCTTG contains these protein-coding regions:
- a CDS encoding MurR/RpiR family transcriptional regulator → MKTISEKIIEAAPNLTKKQTFIGKFICDNIYEVALLNAPQIAKKAHVSEATLTRFVYAIGYSSFSAFQLDLRIQTQEATQTSAFRQISCVGSDEHVVHRILTLEKDLIDETMLSIDPQIFDQCVDRLIQADTVVLVGGPTQGYLVQYLADYLTIFRERVFVVKQRDMAFYGAMEFLCEKSVALVFTYPRYPKETLKIASTLHTQGIPIIAVTDSQMSPIVQHANHVLITPLKYFLFVEPASSAVALIHAMLMRMYQKDNANIKERLKRYEALIIASDMFEFKEYDFTVKLP
- a CDS encoding FIST N-terminal domain-containing protein → MLQANVGSSVLKSAKEAGKEAAASAAKNLDGVKAAFVYGSCGYDIAEMMNGVKEALPGVPAFGNTSFTGIITPDGYVSSDDGFVGVMAFADKDMKVGVAASERGADAVATGRAVALAAMKAAQMDCAPKFFYMAASPAEEEFYLKGISSVIGRVPFFGGSAADNSISGEWKLYAGDKNFADGLVVAFFYGDVKMTNLFTGAYRETNDFGVITKTSGSRTLVEIDGEPATEKFAKWLGCGKEAVTGANLLVTCVTSPLGVKDRLGDLVAIRHPMNGNADGSMAVGNNLAEKTCVIRMEATVDELVASAGETLRALREKAGAKPAAYHLVHCGGRRAGIGDRIGEVAEAVKREADGVPFIVEFTFGEYGYESDNNNTCGGLMLSFTAFSN
- a CDS encoding two-component regulator propeller domain-containing protein, producing MKNKIFIFLIPVLLLLNVARASADNLFLADYNQVLYNSESGMEANEANDVCQTSDGYIWVATYSGLMRFDGVKFQRFNTKADEFTAKSATTLFEDSRKRLWVGTNDKGLFVRENGRFRHIEDASGGGFNTVRALAEDAAGRIYFGAGSGVGVVSEKGLVRVGMGEWDSSFILDMGAAPDGSVWAVARTGELFILRGGTLERRFAQKELGGHGVISILQHSSGTMYGGLSDGGLLQMTYTGGALTTRLIETPGMSSVNGLFEDRSGRLWLCADNGPAYFDADFKFHKVDGCRLNSSLERILQDYEGQYWLASSRQGMLQLSRNKFTDINFALGVPAGVVNAALAEEGRLYIGSDAGLFIADKNYRFIETPYTKALAGKRVRHLMRDSKGNLWISVYSTGDGLMRVKPDGSVRIFSKADGMPNNKIRMTMERANGDVVAATNGGGAVIRGDKVVQTIGAREGLTNLTVLTLCEDGDGALCIGTDGGGIFVMKDGSLKNYTARDGLHADVILRLLYDKQHKGLWVSAGNGLCFVDANGKIRQIEVNAPITSGIFDIVENSNGKLVLLADTGVHIADKKALFAGDDVKWESYMHRDGLHSTVTANSWNQYGGSGKLYLCGTNGLYSINLDNVQKNKHRPKLAVNRVTADGKVFENTTKIEIPSTTKRLTVDLAVLSYMNPDYNRGQYRLKGFDKEDNYGGPKELSNISYTNLKGGTYTLEFTAENSDGVTSTAPLEIIIVKERAFHERPAVVVMALLLLAALIFLLTRWYYQRRAKELERRQEELRAIVAQAFSAIADTIDAKDTYTRGHSTRVAEYSVAVAKEMGFSQQQLDNLYYTALLHDIGKIGIPDNILNKPAKLTDEEYEIMKQHPAKGGHILRNITIIDEIKDGAAYHHEKYDGTGYNEGLKREAIPLIARIICVADALDAMASTRPYRTARSLDYILSELEKNIGTQFDPQIARIMIELLKNGKLKLYQDGEEER